Within the Halorhabdus rudnickae genome, the region AAAGCGCGACATCGCTTCGGCACCACCTTTCTCAGCCGCCTTTAGGTGTTGTCTGTGAGCGAGCACCCGCGTCAGCAGGTTCACGAGCACCAGAACCAGAAGGACGTACTCGATGCTGTCACCAAGCACTGCATCGAGGGGCCCGAACAACGAAACCGGTGGCATAACCGACGCCACGGCCGGTATCCATTAGAGTGTTTCCAAACCGGCACCGAGGTGTGGTTGTTCCGTCACCGCTAAGTCTCCGTTCACTCGGCGGGAAAGAGGGGATCGACGTCGGCGTCAGCCGGGCCGCGGCCGCCGACTGTGTCGTCCGGACGCGGCCGATCAGGATCCGACCGGAACGCCGACTCGCTTTCGGGAACCACGGCCAGCGGGAGGTGACCGTCAGCGCCGACCTCGAGGCGATCGCCGACAGGAATCGTTCCCGCATCGCGACCGTCGACCAGCAACGAGACCGGCGCGTCCTCGCGTTCGACAGTCATCGACAGTGCCGGGCCGTCGGTCGGCAGCGAAACGACCCAGTGGTTTCGTTCCGTCTTGAACGCCCCGACGGGGACGACCGAGAGGCCACGGAGGTCAGGACTGAGCACGGGACCGCCGACCCGGCGGGCGTAGCCGTCGCTCCCGGCAGGTGTCGCGACTACGACGCCGTCGGCCCGGAACGTCGAGATCGGTTCCTCGGGGGTCGAGACCGCGTACTCGGAGATGTGAGCCGGTTCGCTCGTAACGGCCATTACGTCGAGCAACGCCGTCTCGATCCGTTCGTCCTCGCGGTCGACGGCGAGTACCGGCCGTTCACGGATGGTAGCTGATCCGTCGTCGAGTCGTTGTAGTGCCGTCTGGAGCGCGTCCGCGGGAACCGCTTGTAGCCCGCCCGGGACGGCGACCGGCATCACAGGTGTCGAACAGTTCTGGCGCGCGAGGTCGAGCACGGCCGCTTCGCCGACAGCAAGGACGACAGTCGCGTCGTCGAGTCCGCCGGCTGTCCCCGGGCGGACGCGTCTGCCCGCCGATTCGACCAGTTCGGAGACGGCGCCTCGCTCGTCGCCGACGACCGCGATCGGACCGGCGCCCGGATCGTCATTCATCACACGAGTCCTGGCCGTTGGCCCCCAAAAAGGCACCGCACCCGGCGGCGACCGAGCGGGAAGAGTTTTTATTCGACCCTACCGAGGGGAACGCTATGCGGGACGTGCTTTCGGACTGGCGACCGGCTATCGACGAGGCGATCGCGGAGTTGCTCCCACGGGAGATCGGGGATGCCTACCTTCGGGAGTTCTTTGGCGAGCCAACCTACCGTTACGACCCCGCGGCGATCCAGCACGCGCTCTCGGATCCAGTCTGGGACCTTCTCGATCGCGGCGGGAAACGCTGGCGGGCGGTCGTCTTTCTCCTTCTCGTCGAGGGGTTCGGCGAGGAACCCGAAGACTTCCTTCCTTATGCGATCATCCCGGAAGTCCTCCATAACGGAACGATCATCGTC harbors:
- a CDS encoding NAD(+)/NADH kinase; the protein is MNDDPGAGPIAVVGDERGAVSELVESAGRRVRPGTAGGLDDATVVLAVGEAAVLDLARQNCSTPVMPVAVPGGLQAVPADALQTALQRLDDGSATIRERPVLAVDREDERIETALLDVMAVTSEPAHISEYAVSTPEEPISTFRADGVVVATPAGSDGYARRVGGPVLSPDLRGLSVVPVGAFKTERNHWVVSLPTDGPALSMTVEREDAPVSLLVDGRDAGTIPVGDRLEVGADGHLPLAVVPESESAFRSDPDRPRPDDTVGGRGPADADVDPLFPAE